In one Methylobacterium sp. SyP6R genomic region, the following are encoded:
- a CDS encoding sensor histidine kinase, producing the protein MIPRTVSLFSRLVTVLALVLAMGAGLLLVAAWASARLAADEAYDRLLVGAALQIAESIASDGRTISVDPPFSAFETLALSPRDRIFYKVVDPGDRLLTGDADLAIPVDRQHLGAGPILLDGEHRGQAVRAVVAGRYVPDATQAGFAAVVVAQTREARSQLTRALTVKASLMVLAMSALALGAVAVAVRAALRPLGAIEGVLAARGPNDLQPLGLAAPQEIHLLVASIDHFMGRLSGHVAVMKRFIADAAHQIRTPLTALAAQLDLLSSETDEGRRREQLARIRRRTAELGHLTNQLLNHAMVIHRARTAAFDPVDVAGLARRTLIDAVQQAGDRAVDVGRTIDFGYEGPEDAVTIPADAIALREALSNLIHNALKHGARSRLTVRVGRERGRVVLAVEDDGPGIPAIDWTRVRQPFQAATGGTVGSGLGLSIAAEVAAAHGGEMRFEAHSDKGFCVILSLPDGEGRA; encoded by the coding sequence GTGATCCCCCGCACCGTCTCGCTGTTCTCCCGCCTCGTCACGGTGCTGGCCCTGGTCCTCGCCATGGGCGCCGGCCTGCTGCTCGTCGCCGCCTGGGCCTCGGCGCGGCTCGCCGCGGACGAGGCCTATGACCGGCTCCTCGTCGGTGCGGCGCTCCAGATCGCGGAATCGATCGCCAGCGACGGGCGGACGATCTCGGTCGATCCGCCGTTCTCGGCCTTCGAGACGCTGGCGCTCAGCCCCCGCGACCGGATCTTCTACAAGGTCGTCGATCCTGGCGACCGGCTGCTCACCGGCGATGCCGATCTCGCCATCCCGGTCGATCGCCAGCATCTCGGCGCCGGCCCGATCCTCCTCGACGGGGAGCATCGCGGCCAGGCGGTGCGGGCGGTGGTGGCGGGGCGCTACGTGCCGGACGCGACGCAGGCGGGCTTCGCCGCCGTGGTGGTGGCCCAGACCCGCGAGGCGCGCAGCCAGCTCACCCGCGCGCTCACCGTCAAGGCGAGCCTGATGGTGCTGGCGATGAGCGCGCTGGCGCTCGGCGCCGTCGCGGTGGCGGTGCGCGCCGCCTTGCGGCCGCTCGGCGCCATCGAGGGCGTGCTGGCGGCCCGCGGGCCCAACGACCTCCAGCCGCTCGGGCTCGCCGCGCCGCAGGAAATCCACCTGCTCGTCGCCTCGATCGACCATTTCATGGGGCGCCTCTCGGGCCACGTCGCAGTGATGAAGCGGTTCATTGCGGACGCCGCGCACCAGATCCGCACGCCGCTGACCGCGCTCGCCGCCCAGCTCGACCTCCTGTCGAGCGAGACCGACGAGGGGCGCCGGCGCGAGCAGCTCGCCCGCATCCGCCGGCGCACCGCCGAGCTGGGGCATCTGACCAACCAGCTCCTGAACCACGCGATGGTGATCCACCGCGCCCGCACGGCCGCCTTCGATCCGGTCGACGTGGCGGGGCTCGCCCGCCGTACCCTGATCGACGCGGTGCAGCAGGCCGGCGACCGGGCGGTCGATGTCGGCCGGACAATCGATTTCGGCTATGAGGGGCCGGAGGACGCCGTGACGATTCCCGCCGACGCCATCGCGCTGCGCGAGGCCCTGTCGAACCTGATCCACAATGCCCTCAAGCACGGCGCGAGGAGCCGGCTCACGGTGCGGGTCGGGCGCGAGCGCGGGCGGGTGGTGCTGGCGGTGGAGGATGACGGGCCGGGCATTCCGGCGATCGACTGGACCCGGGTGCGCCAGCCGTTCCAGGCCGCCACCGGCGGCACGGTCGGGTCCGGCCTCGGCCTGTCGATCGCCGCCGAGGTGGCGGCGGCCCATGGCGGCGAGATGCGCTTCGAGGCGCATTCAGACAAGGGGTTCTGCGTGATCCTGTCTCTGCCGGACGGGGAGGGGCGGGCATGA
- a CDS encoding ABC transporter substrate-binding protein yields the protein MIRLALALVIGLSGPAAAEEMTRFPASEHERTTLTIRSAADLDAMAPLIRDYQLLYPDVTVVYHEYITADLFGEVAAACAAGRGASDYAADVVISSSVDHLIKLANDGCARSHRSIETGRQPDWAAWRDEVFGFTTEPAVIAYRPDLVPREDLPHSRVELVDLLRRKPDAYAGRIGSYDITLSGIGYLFAVYDARAAATYGRLVEAFGRANLQVRCCTGDLIADLQAGRIVIGYNLLGSYVYGAIRRGARLGLVVPRDYTLVLSRAVLVPVTARAVGDAFAFVDYLLSERGQRISHEQAFFFHRTGPLPEGVDGPPSLAAAGAFRPITVGPVLLAVQDRAKRARFLAEWRQSIGAEAPRGERRGEEP from the coding sequence ATGATCCGCCTCGCCCTCGCCCTCGTTATCGGCCTCTCGGGCCCGGCCGCCGCCGAGGAGATGACCCGCTTCCCGGCGAGCGAGCACGAGCGCACGACGCTGACGATCCGGTCCGCCGCCGACCTCGACGCGATGGCGCCGCTGATCCGCGACTACCAATTGCTCTATCCCGACGTGACCGTCGTCTACCACGAATACATCACGGCGGACCTGTTCGGCGAGGTGGCGGCGGCCTGCGCCGCCGGGCGGGGCGCGTCCGACTACGCGGCCGACGTGGTGATCTCCTCCTCGGTCGACCACCTGATCAAGCTCGCCAACGATGGCTGCGCCCGATCCCACCGCTCGATCGAGACCGGCCGCCAGCCCGATTGGGCCGCCTGGCGCGACGAGGTGTTCGGCTTCACCACCGAGCCGGCGGTGATCGCCTACCGGCCGGATCTGGTGCCGCGCGAGGATCTTCCCCACAGCCGGGTCGAGCTCGTCGACCTGCTGCGACGCAAGCCCGATGCTTACGCCGGGCGGATCGGCTCCTACGACATCACATTGTCGGGCATCGGCTACCTGTTCGCGGTCTACGACGCCCGCGCGGCGGCCACCTATGGCCGCCTCGTCGAGGCGTTCGGGCGAGCGAACCTCCAGGTGCGCTGCTGCACCGGCGACCTGATCGCCGATCTCCAGGCGGGGCGCATCGTCATCGGCTACAACCTCCTCGGCTCCTACGTCTACGGGGCGATCCGGCGCGGCGCCCGCCTCGGCCTGGTGGTGCCGCGGGACTACACCCTGGTCCTCAGCCGCGCCGTCCTGGTGCCGGTCACCGCCCGGGCTGTGGGGGACGCCTTCGCCTTCGTCGATTACCTCCTGTCCGAGCGCGGCCAGCGGATCTCGCACGAGCAGGCCTTCTTCTTCCACCGCACCGGCCCGCTGCCGGAGGGCGTCGACGGCCCGCCGAGCCTCGCCGCCGCCGGCGCCTTCCGGCCGATCACCGTCGGCCCGGTGCTGCTCGCGGTGCAGGACCGGGCCAAGCGCGCCCGCTTCCTCGCGGAGTGGCGCCAATCGATCGGCGCGGAGGCGCCCAGGGGGGAGAGGCGGGGGGAGGAGCCGTGA
- a CDS encoding response regulator transcription factor: MRILLVEDTRDVGEAIAARLRGLGHAVDWETDGAAGDALLAVQAYDLVVLDVNLPGLDGFAILKRLRARRGPVPVLVLTARSEVDDRVGALDLGADDYLVKPFDFRELEARVRALLRRNSGHADNALTLGNLRLDREARNASVAGETLDLTRREWTLIEILAARPGRIFAKGELLERVFAFEEESSENAVEQIVARLRRKLTAAGAQAEIRTLRGLGYQVVCQE, from the coding sequence GTGCGTATCCTGCTCGTCGAGGACACGCGGGACGTGGGCGAGGCCATCGCCGCGCGGCTGCGCGGGCTCGGCCACGCGGTCGATTGGGAAACCGACGGGGCGGCCGGCGATGCGCTGCTCGCCGTCCAGGCCTACGACCTCGTGGTCCTCGACGTGAACCTGCCGGGGCTCGACGGCTTCGCGATCCTCAAGCGCCTGCGGGCGCGCCGGGGTCCGGTGCCGGTCCTGGTGCTCACTGCCCGATCGGAGGTCGACGACCGGGTCGGTGCGCTCGATCTCGGAGCCGACGACTACCTGGTGAAGCCGTTCGACTTCCGCGAACTGGAGGCCAGGGTGCGGGCGCTGCTACGCCGCAACAGCGGGCATGCCGACAACGCGCTGACGCTGGGCAACCTGCGCCTCGACCGGGAGGCGCGCAACGCCAGCGTGGCGGGCGAGACCCTGGACCTGACGCGCCGGGAATGGACCCTGATCGAGATCCTGGCGGCGCGGCCGGGGCGCATCTTCGCCAAGGGGGAGCTCCTGGAGCGGGTCTTCGCCTTCGAGGAGGAATCGAGCGAGAACGCCGTCGAGCAGATCGTGGCGCGCCTGCGCCGCAAGCTCACCGCCGCCGGGGCGCAGGCCGAGATCCGCACGCTTCGGGGGCTTGGGTATCAGGTGGTGTGCCAGGAGTGA
- a CDS encoding ABC transporter ATP-binding protein yields the protein MNARPTIIPEPLLQVQGVTLQYKTTDHLVTATYRVDFEVMPGDRYILLGPSGCGKSTLLKAIGGYMTPVEGEIKLKGRKVTEPGPDRMMVFQEFDQLLPWKTVRQNVAFALTASGRATGAEADDRAMSYIEKVGLAKFADSFPHMLSGGMKQRVAIARGMAMEPDILLMDEPFAALDALTRRKMQDELLRLWEDTRFTVLFVTHSIEEAIKVGTRILLLSPHPGQVKAELNSLPASELGTAAQGALETRINDMLFA from the coding sequence ATGAACGCACGCCCGACCATCATCCCTGAGCCGCTGCTCCAGGTCCAGGGTGTCACGCTCCAGTACAAGACGACCGATCATCTGGTCACCGCGACCTACCGGGTCGATTTCGAGGTGATGCCGGGCGACCGCTACATCCTGCTCGGGCCGTCGGGTTGCGGCAAGTCGACCCTGCTCAAGGCGATCGGCGGCTACATGACTCCGGTCGAGGGCGAGATCAAGCTCAAGGGCCGCAAGGTCACCGAGCCCGGCCCCGACCGGATGATGGTGTTTCAGGAGTTCGACCAGCTCCTGCCCTGGAAGACCGTCAGGCAGAACGTCGCCTTCGCGCTCACCGCGAGCGGCCGCGCGACCGGCGCGGAAGCCGATGACCGGGCGATGTCGTACATCGAGAAGGTGGGCCTCGCGAAGTTCGCCGATTCCTTCCCCCACATGCTGTCGGGCGGCATGAAGCAGCGCGTGGCGATCGCCCGCGGCATGGCGATGGAGCCCGACATCCTGCTGATGGACGAGCCCTTCGCGGCCCTCGACGCCCTCACCCGCCGCAAGATGCAGGACGAGCTGTTGCGCCTGTGGGAGGACACCCGCTTCACGGTGCTGTTCGTCACCCACTCGATCGAGGAGGCGATCAAGGTCGGCACCCGCATCCTGCTGCTCTCGCCCCATCCGGGCCAGGTCAAGGCGGAGCTGAACAGCCTGCCGGCCTCGGAACTGGGCACCGCCGCGCAGGGCGCCCTGGAGACCCGCATCAACGACATGCTGTTCGCCTGA
- a CDS encoding ABC transporter substrate-binding protein has product MFARKLLGLAAGAALAFSLGLVPARAEVSEVRISKGYGVLYLPLFVMQEKKFLEAQAARAGLGDVKVSWLTLDGGNVINDAMISGALDIAGTGAPGFLALWSKGRGSPKTEVIGISGMSTTALDLNVNKPEIKSLADFTPKDKIAIPGIKTSLAAVVLQMAVAKQFGPENYAKLDSSTVGLPHPEAVAALLSGKTEIVAHFASPPFTGVERADPKIRTILKASQVFGDITLDVVFALKRFTEANPKMTQAFLAALDESCDFIKANKAETAEIFARASKVKVSPQDVAQILDDPDSRFSATPHGIMEFVTFMNRAGIMKTKPATWQDLFIPALRDRAGS; this is encoded by the coding sequence ATGTTCGCACGCAAGCTCCTCGGCCTCGCGGCCGGCGCGGCCCTCGCTTTCTCCCTCGGGCTGGTCCCTGCCCGCGCCGAGGTGTCGGAGGTCCGCATCTCGAAGGGCTACGGCGTCCTCTACCTGCCGCTCTTCGTGATGCAGGAGAAGAAGTTCCTGGAGGCCCAGGCCGCCAGGGCGGGCCTCGGCGACGTCAAGGTGAGCTGGCTCACGCTGGACGGCGGCAACGTCATCAACGACGCGATGATCTCCGGCGCGCTCGACATCGCCGGCACCGGGGCGCCGGGCTTCCTCGCCCTGTGGTCGAAGGGCCGCGGCAGCCCCAAGACCGAGGTGATCGGCATCTCGGGCATGTCGACGACGGCGCTCGACCTCAACGTCAACAAGCCCGAGATCAAGTCGCTCGCCGACTTCACCCCGAAGGACAAGATCGCGATTCCGGGCATCAAGACCTCGCTGGCCGCGGTGGTGCTGCAGATGGCGGTGGCCAAGCAGTTCGGGCCGGAGAACTACGCCAAGCTCGATTCGAGCACCGTCGGCCTGCCGCATCCGGAGGCGGTCGCGGCGCTTCTGTCCGGCAAGACCGAGATCGTCGCCCATTTCGCCTCGCCGCCCTTCACCGGCGTCGAGCGCGCCGACCCGAAGATCCGCACGATCCTCAAGGCCTCGCAGGTCTTCGGCGACATCACCCTCGACGTGGTGTTCGCGCTCAAGCGCTTCACCGAGGCGAACCCGAAGATGACCCAGGCCTTCCTGGCCGCCCTCGACGAGTCTTGCGACTTCATCAAGGCCAACAAGGCCGAAACCGCCGAGATCTTCGCCCGCGCCTCCAAGGTGAAGGTGTCGCCCCAGGACGTCGCCCAGATCCTCGACGACCCGGACAGCCGGTTCTCGGCGACGCCGCACGGCATCATGGAGTTCGTGACCTTCATGAACCGGGCCGGCATCATGAAGACCAAGCCGGCGACCTGGCAGGACCTGTTCATCCCGGCCCTGCGCGACCGCGCCGGCAGCTGA
- a CDS encoding ABC transporter permease, which translates to MAPRPEIVRETSAAGAISVEQRLSFAELAYRQSWLRKAVVLAALAVVWEIYGRWLDNPLLFPTFSATVEAFVSSVLSGEIPAKALISLQTLAIGYGIGIGLAALLTTLAIGSRIGTDLLETLTAMFNPLPAIALLPLALIWFGLGQGSVVFVLVHSVLWAIALNTHAGFRSVSNTLKMVGLNYGLRNLSLVRAILIPAAFPSILTGLKVGWAFAWRTLIAAELVFGVSSGSGGLGWYIFENRNALETTNVFAGLFTVIMIGLFVENVIFANIEKKTIRRWGMQH; encoded by the coding sequence CTGGCCCCGCGGCCCGAGATCGTCCGCGAGACCTCCGCCGCCGGTGCGATCAGCGTCGAGCAGCGCCTGTCCTTCGCCGAGCTCGCCTATCGCCAGAGCTGGCTGCGCAAGGCCGTCGTGCTCGCCGCCCTCGCGGTGGTCTGGGAAATCTATGGCCGCTGGCTCGACAACCCGCTCCTGTTCCCGACCTTCTCGGCGACCGTCGAGGCCTTCGTCTCCTCGGTCCTGAGCGGCGAGATCCCCGCCAAGGCGCTGATCTCGCTCCAGACGCTGGCCATCGGCTACGGCATCGGCATCGGGCTCGCGGCCCTGCTGACCACGCTCGCCATCGGCTCGCGGATCGGCACCGACCTGCTCGAGACGCTGACCGCGATGTTCAATCCCCTGCCGGCCATCGCGCTCCTGCCGCTGGCGCTGATCTGGTTCGGCCTCGGCCAGGGCAGCGTGGTCTTCGTCCTCGTCCACTCGGTCTTGTGGGCCATCGCCCTCAACACCCATGCGGGCTTCCGCTCGGTCTCGAACACCCTCAAGATGGTCGGGCTGAACTACGGCCTGCGCAACCTGAGCCTGGTGCGGGCGATCCTGATCCCGGCGGCCTTCCCGTCGATCCTCACCGGCCTCAAGGTCGGCTGGGCCTTCGCCTGGCGCACGCTGATCGCCGCGGAACTGGTCTTCGGCGTCTCCTCGGGTTCGGGCGGGCTCGGCTGGTACATCTTCGAGAACCGCAACGCGCTCGAGACCACCAACGTCTTCGCCGGCCTGTTCACCGTCATCATGATCGGCCTCTTCGTCGAGAACGTGATCTTCGCCAACATCGAGAAGAAGACGATCCGCCGCTGGGGCATGCAGCACTAA
- a CDS encoding VOC family protein, which yields MSALRLARIALNSVDPGRLAAFYRGALGFTDGAAPPAADFAAVAGLPGARAQTVPLRLGDQPLDLVAVTPSGRPSPGEVPGYSPLFQHCAIIVSDMAAAHRRLSAHPGWRPISTDGPVRLPVSSGGVTAFKFRDPEGHPLELLAFPPEAMPEAWRGRETGDPCLGLDHSAISVTDTARSVAFYESLGLRVVSRSLNTGPEQARLDAVADPVVEVTGLGFPDGRPPHVELLCYRGDFSRSASDLAPGDIAATRLVIAMSNGDGVAAACAAHAGRLVSRGPVPRPGGGLDALLRDPDGHLVWLMAGDTTSD from the coding sequence GTGAGCGCGCTCCGCCTCGCCCGCATCGCCCTGAACTCGGTCGATCCGGGGCGCCTGGCGGCGTTCTACCGTGGGGCTCTGGGCTTCACCGACGGCGCGGCGCCGCCGGCCGCGGATTTTGCCGCCGTGGCCGGCCTGCCTGGGGCGCGGGCGCAGACCGTCCCGTTACGCCTCGGCGACCAGCCCCTCGATCTCGTGGCGGTGACCCCCTCCGGCCGGCCCTCTCCGGGCGAGGTGCCGGGTTACAGCCCGCTGTTCCAGCACTGCGCCATCATCGTCTCCGACATGGCGGCGGCGCATCGTCGCCTGTCGGCGCATCCGGGCTGGCGACCGATCTCGACCGACGGTCCGGTGCGGCTGCCCGTCTCGTCCGGCGGCGTGACGGCGTTCAAGTTCCGCGATCCCGAGGGACATCCCCTCGAATTGCTCGCCTTTCCGCCGGAGGCCATGCCCGAGGCCTGGCGCGGGCGCGAGACCGGCGACCCCTGCCTCGGCCTCGACCATTCGGCGATCTCGGTCACCGACACCGCCCGCAGCGTCGCCTTCTACGAATCCCTCGGGCTGCGGGTGGTGTCGCGCTCGCTCAATACCGGGCCGGAACAGGCTCGCCTCGACGCAGTCGCCGACCCTGTGGTCGAGGTGACGGGCCTCGGGTTCCCGGACGGGCGGCCGCCCCATGTCGAATTGCTGTGCTACCGCGGTGACTTTTCTCGGTCGGCCTCGGACCTCGCGCCCGGCGATATTGCGGCGACCCGGCTGGTGATCGCAATGAGCAATGGCGACGGCGTGGCGGCGGCCTGCGCCGCTCATGCCGGGCGGCTCGTGTCGCGGGGGCCGGTCCCGCGGCCCGGCGGCGGCCTAGACGCGCTGCTGCGCGACCCGGACGGGCATCTCGTGTGGCTGATGGCGGGTGACACGACTTCCGACTGA
- a CDS encoding response regulator, whose translation MSNDTVKAENAAEDETRHERPVILVVEDEALTIMDLSDVLDAAGFEALQSASAERALSLLELRRDIVALITDVELSGRTDGFELARAAAQMRPDLPIVVVSGRSKPDPDRMPAHARFVARPCRGDDILDELRILLKA comes from the coding sequence GTGAGCAACGACACCGTGAAGGCCGAGAACGCTGCCGAGGACGAGACCAGGCACGAGCGCCCCGTCATCCTGGTGGTGGAGGACGAGGCGCTGACGATCATGGATCTCAGCGACGTGCTGGATGCGGCCGGGTTCGAGGCGCTGCAATCGGCCTCCGCCGAGCGGGCGCTCTCCCTGCTCGAGCTGCGCCGGGACATCGTCGCGCTGATCACCGATGTCGAATTGTCCGGCAGGACCGACGGGTTCGAGCTCGCCCGCGCGGCGGCGCAGATGCGGCCCGATTTGCCGATCGTCGTCGTGTCCGGGCGCAGCAAGCCCGATCCCGACCGGATGCCCGCCCATGCCCGCTTCGTCGCCCGTCCCTGCCGCGGCGACGACATCCTGGACGAACTCAGGATCTTGCTGAAAGCCTAG